From a region of the Deltaproteobacteria bacterium genome:
- a CDS encoding WYL domain-containing protein gives MKNLPFLRFLLILAISFLYRRSGKRYTVEPCKILYHGGFWYQVAMHDGIVKKFLLDFIEGIRATGRACGEIPESVRKTLSDAQSIWFQDKAPDRVTVEFDAEGAMARSRVPLGDAERTGEGEAPAGISPQPGVGITGPATKEGRRCLSSTLV, from the coding sequence CGATCTCCTTCTTATACCGGCGGTCCGGGAAGCGGTACACCGTGGAGCCGTGCAAGATCCTCTACCATGGCGGTTTCTGGTACCAGGTGGCGATGCACGACGGGATCGTGAAGAAGTTCCTCCTCGACTTCATCGAGGGGATCCGCGCCACGGGGCGGGCCTGCGGGGAGATCCCGGAGTCCGTCCGGAAGACCTTGTCGGACGCGCAGAGCATCTGGTTCCAGGACAAGGCGCCGGACCGGGTGACGGTCGAGTTCGACGCGGAGGGGGCAATGGCCCGATCCCGAGTACCCCTCGGAGATGCGGAACGAACGGGGGAGGGGGAGGCGCCTGCGGGAATTTCTCCGCAACCAGGGGTCGGCATTACGGGCCCTGCCACAAAAGAGGGGCGGCGGTGCTTATCTTCTACTCTGGTTTGA